In Calonectris borealis chromosome 22, bCalBor7.hap1.2, whole genome shotgun sequence, one genomic interval encodes:
- the LOC142092074 gene encoding feather keratin Cos2-3-like, which yields MKGRYKSQSRSLLSHPLLLPPSAWKPGEMSCYDQCLPCLPCGPTPLANSCNEPCVRQCQNSTVVIQPSPVVVTLPGPILSSFPQNTIVGSSTSAAVGSILSCDGVPITSGCCDLSGISSRYYGRRCLPC from the exons ATGAAGGGCAGGTATAAAAGCCAGTCCAGGTCCCTgctctctcatccccttctcttgcctccttctgcTTGGAAACCAGGTGA AATGTCCTGCTACGACCAGTGCCTGCCGTGCCTTCCCTGtggcccgaccccgctggccaacagctgcaatgagccctgtgtcaggcagtgccagaactccactgtcgtcatccagccctcccccgtggtggtgaccctgcccggccccatcctcagctccttcccgcagaacaccattgtgggatcctccacctctgctgctgttggcagcatcctcagctgtgatggagtgcccatcacctctgggtgctgtgacctctctggcatttccagccgctactatggcagaaggtgcctcccctgctaa